From the Leptospira sp. WS60.C2 genome, one window contains:
- a CDS encoding ATP-binding protein, translating to MGNFTTNSRIIDNIFNRYRNTFLAFCELINNSIHANSKTINIKVEQNNLNGEDKTSLSKIEILDDGTGVSKSEFKRKILEIGTNVKEQGYGIGRFASLQIGSSVIIETVALDKKQNIFTYSKLPLDGKILENQQIESIELNDEYKNLAEKEAKTYYKVIITDFYPDEITKLDSRKKIHRNFSPGLLDEAIFIQYPMEIIEKKVTFIINGKILDFESFIIGEVIEFESIHSDTDEKKHKIQFKIINYRTKNPTKKIFLRTKIENLMQIVGALEYKADIPDENGWLIYCDSEFFDHNHLDVSRNLSFSELNENVKKLLIFIKDQIDSFFVEKFVEYFDFSKKLESDQFYPYLYIEPTSESKKKVFNQIAFHVEKEYNLIKENKSTRRIIYSLLDKAINQGDIKDLLEKIITLNDQKISSFINLLKKSELEDIIKFCDNVASKLQFLDLLYQITYGEASKHIQERKELHKIIERKLWIFGEEYENSPNLFSDKNLRNNLESLREKYLNYEYDQAFQNQIESENNKDSKSITDLFFFNEKKFSDSNAEILIVELKAPTCKLTQKELMQIDKYTNEIEEQAIFPSNLKYKLILISSDFNTLVKKRLGMIDPTIPSLYYKGKEKQIEVHILKWSDLISSLRNKLSYMSNSLQVKDRDLKLALHDEFPLIGFLNLNSKMNVEKN from the coding sequence ATGGGAAATTTTACAACAAACTCAAGAATAATTGATAATATATTCAATCGCTATAGAAACACTTTTTTAGCATTTTGTGAATTAATAAATAATTCCATTCATGCGAATTCAAAAACTATAAATATTAAAGTAGAACAGAACAATCTAAATGGCGAGGATAAAACCAGTTTAAGCAAAATAGAGATTTTGGATGATGGTACAGGTGTTTCAAAAAGTGAATTCAAAAGGAAAATATTAGAAATAGGAACTAATGTAAAAGAACAAGGATATGGCATCGGTAGGTTTGCTTCGCTTCAGATAGGTAGTTCTGTAATTATAGAAACCGTTGCATTAGATAAAAAGCAAAATATTTTCACATATTCAAAGCTTCCATTAGATGGGAAAATACTCGAAAATCAGCAAATTGAATCGATAGAACTTAATGATGAATATAAAAATTTAGCCGAAAAGGAAGCGAAGACATATTATAAAGTTATAATCACTGATTTCTATCCAGATGAAATTACTAAACTAGACTCTAGAAAGAAAATTCACCGAAATTTTTCTCCTGGCTTGTTAGACGAAGCTATATTCATACAATATCCTATGGAAATTATAGAAAAAAAAGTAACATTTATAATTAATGGTAAAATTCTTGATTTCGAAAGCTTTATAATCGGAGAAGTAATTGAATTCGAGAGCATACATTCTGATACAGATGAGAAAAAACATAAAATCCAATTTAAAATAATAAATTATCGAACAAAGAACCCAACTAAGAAAATATTTTTAAGAACCAAAATAGAAAATTTAATGCAGATTGTAGGGGCATTAGAATATAAAGCGGATATTCCAGATGAAAATGGCTGGTTAATCTATTGCGACTCAGAATTTTTTGATCATAACCATTTGGATGTTTCTCGAAATCTTTCATTTTCTGAACTAAATGAGAATGTAAAAAAACTTTTAATCTTCATTAAAGATCAAATAGATTCTTTCTTTGTCGAAAAATTTGTAGAATATTTTGATTTTTCCAAAAAACTAGAATCAGATCAATTCTACCCTTATCTGTATATTGAGCCAACTTCCGAAAGCAAAAAGAAAGTATTCAATCAAATAGCATTCCATGTAGAGAAAGAATATAATCTTATAAAAGAAAACAAATCAACGCGGAGAATCATCTACTCCTTGCTTGATAAGGCAATTAACCAAGGTGATATAAAAGATTTACTTGAGAAGATAATTACATTAAATGACCAAAAAATCTCAAGCTTTATAAACCTTTTAAAAAAATCTGAATTAGAAGATATAATCAAATTCTGTGACAATGTTGCTTCAAAATTACAATTCCTCGACCTTCTTTATCAAATTACTTATGGAGAAGCTTCTAAGCACATACAAGAAAGAAAAGAATTACATAAAATTATTGAAAGAAAATTATGGATTTTCGGCGAAGAATATGAAAATTCGCCGAACCTCTTTTCGGATAAAAATTTGAGAAACAATCTTGAATCCCTTAGAGAAAAATATTTAAATTATGAATATGACCAAGCATTTCAAAACCAAATTGAATCCGAAAATAATAAAGATTCAAAAAGCATAACAGATCTGTTTTTCTTTAACGAAAAGAAGTTCTCAGACTCAAATGCTGAAATTTTGATTGTCGAATTAAAAGCTCCTACCTGCAAACTAACTCAAAAAGAATTAATGCAGATAGATAAATACACAAACGAAATAGAAGAGCAGGCTATATTTCCATCAAATCTAAAATATAAATTAATCCTAATTAGTTCGGATTTCAATACATTAGTAAAAAAAAGACTGGGTATGATTGATCCAACAATACCAAGTCTTTACTATAAAGGAAAAGAGAAACAGATTGAAGTACACATTTTAAAATGGTCTGATTTGATTTCATCTCTAAGAAATAAACTCTCTTATATGAGTAATTCCCTACAGGTAAAAGATAGAGATCTAAAATTAGCACTTCATGACGAATTCCCTTTAATAGGTTTTTTAAATCTTAATTCAAAAATGAATGTAGAAAAAAATTGA
- the mutL gene encoding DNA mismatch repair endonuclease MutL yields MGIIHSLSPDLINQIAAGEVIESTHSILKELIENSIDAGASKIEIATESAGLGRILVSDNGHGIEKEDLPLAIKRYATSKIQTFHDLEHLFTFGFRGEALASIASVARLVIESGTEGNRTATRVVVEEGKIISEEEIPFFQGTKIEIKDLFYNTPVRRKFLKTESGEEKKNRTRVQTMALGEPNISFRYVQNGKEVFFVQKEEALERVLSIYGENLRDHLLPVHTSRNGMTLRGFISHPDFYKSSRTGQFFFVNNRSVELKFSAQILKRCYGELLPSGAFPYAFLFFDLPREFVDVNVHPQKKEVRFLSEETITGILFQGITEVLRTSTPVEFLEMRRRLSMPIPYDNARNESSFGGEGLGFGMGSGASSQWGTQTEGNPLLGPNTIEGRAGFSLQGIGAGTNLHLLGENPTKHHLFVPKKHYGILFETFILAEAEDGLYIIDQHTAHERIRYEEVLRDLKSKAYKSQSLLTPIRLELTKEEAEEMIAETQRFSELGITLEPFSGGTILIREVPSYIDPGKETETILDLWERFKSKDPEERELYDEMAKCVACRSAIKKGDQVSDPIIGELLQRLSYCENPSLCPHGRPTLIKLTRKDLETMFHRI; encoded by the coding sequence ATGGGCATCATCCATTCTCTTTCTCCCGACCTCATCAACCAAATTGCCGCGGGAGAAGTCATTGAATCCACTCATTCCATCTTAAAAGAGCTCATCGAAAACTCCATCGATGCAGGCGCTTCCAAAATCGAAATCGCCACAGAAAGTGCAGGGCTTGGACGCATTCTTGTTTCAGACAACGGACATGGGATCGAAAAAGAGGATTTGCCACTTGCCATCAAACGATATGCCACAAGTAAAATCCAAACCTTCCATGACTTAGAACATCTATTCACCTTTGGGTTTCGAGGGGAGGCACTTGCGTCGATTGCTTCTGTGGCAAGGCTTGTGATTGAGTCAGGAACAGAAGGAAACCGAACGGCAACCCGAGTGGTAGTAGAAGAGGGGAAAATTATTTCCGAAGAAGAGATCCCTTTTTTCCAAGGGACAAAAATTGAAATCAAAGATTTGTTTTACAATACACCTGTTAGGCGAAAATTTTTAAAAACCGAATCAGGGGAAGAGAAAAAAAATAGAACTCGGGTGCAGACTATGGCACTCGGAGAACCAAACATCAGCTTTCGGTATGTACAAAATGGGAAGGAAGTTTTTTTTGTCCAAAAAGAAGAGGCACTGGAGCGAGTGCTTTCGATTTATGGAGAGAACCTTCGTGACCATCTCCTTCCCGTACATACGAGTCGGAATGGAATGACCTTACGAGGGTTTATCTCTCATCCCGATTTTTATAAGTCATCGAGAACAGGGCAGTTCTTCTTTGTGAACAACCGTTCGGTGGAACTCAAATTTTCAGCCCAAATTCTCAAACGCTGTTATGGAGAATTGTTACCCAGCGGTGCGTTTCCTTATGCGTTTTTGTTTTTTGACCTCCCTCGTGAGTTTGTGGATGTGAATGTCCACCCTCAAAAAAAAGAAGTTCGGTTTTTATCAGAAGAAACTATCACTGGGATTCTCTTCCAAGGAATCACGGAGGTGTTACGCACTTCCACTCCTGTGGAATTTTTAGAAATGCGCCGACGGCTTTCAATGCCCATCCCGTATGACAACGCTAGGAATGAATCTTCGTTTGGTGGGGAAGGACTCGGGTTTGGAATGGGGAGTGGGGCCTCGTCTCAGTGGGGGACACAAACAGAAGGAAATCCACTTCTCGGACCAAACACCATTGAAGGGAGAGCTGGTTTTTCTTTGCAAGGAATTGGGGCCGGAACCAACTTGCATTTATTAGGTGAAAATCCAACCAAACACCATTTGTTTGTTCCTAAAAAACACTATGGAATTTTGTTTGAAACCTTTATCCTTGCAGAAGCAGAAGATGGACTCTACATCATCGACCAACACACAGCCCACGAAAGAATCCGTTACGAAGAAGTGTTGCGTGATCTCAAATCCAAAGCCTACAAATCCCAAAGCCTACTCACTCCGATCCGTCTCGAACTCACTAAAGAAGAAGCAGAAGAGATGATCGCAGAAACACAAAGATTTAGTGAACTTGGGATCACTCTCGAACCGTTTTCGGGTGGTACGATTCTCATCCGAGAGGTTCCTTCTTATATCGATCCAGGAAAGGAAACAGAAACCATCCTCGACCTTTGGGAACGATTTAAGTCCAAAGACCCAGAAGAAAGAGAATTATACGATGAGATGGCAAAATGTGTCGCGTGTCGTTCTGCGATCAAAAAAGGGGACCAGGTTTCAGACCCCATTATTGGAGAACTTTTACAAAGACTTTCGTATTGTGAAAACCCGTCCCTTTGTCCGCATGGTAGGCCCACTCTCATCAAACTCACAAGAAAAGACCTCGAGACCATGTTCCACAGGATCTAA
- a CDS encoding flavin reductase family protein: MPVAIDQFKSSLSQWASGVSVITYASKTQKGGVTVSSFSSVSLEPPLVLFCLAKQSKAKEAIESAGNFAVNILSSEQKQISADFASGSLDKAVVLEGLNPGILSTGAPILDGSLASLDCLVHQIIDAGDHWIFLGRVEAVVTKEGSPLLYFNRNYRELV, translated from the coding sequence ATGCCAGTAGCAATCGACCAATTCAAATCCTCTCTTTCTCAGTGGGCCTCAGGAGTTTCCGTCATCACATACGCCTCTAAAACCCAGAAAGGAGGAGTGACTGTTTCCAGTTTTTCCTCCGTTTCCTTAGAACCACCGTTAGTTTTATTTTGTTTGGCAAAACAATCCAAGGCAAAGGAAGCCATCGAATCAGCTGGAAACTTTGCGGTGAATATTCTTTCTTCCGAACAAAAACAAATTTCCGCTGATTTTGCTTCTGGTTCCCTGGACAAAGCGGTTGTTTTGGAAGGCCTAAATCCAGGTATTCTTTCCACCGGAGCCCCCATTTTGGATGGATCCTTGGCTTCTTTGGACTGCCTGGTGCACCAAATCATAGATGCAGGCGACCACTGGATCTTTCTCGGACGTGTGGAAGCTGTGGTCACAAAAGAGGGATCTCCCCTTCTCTATTTCAATCGCAATTATAGGGAACTCGTTTAA
- a CDS encoding Fur family transcriptional regulator, which translates to MKALTKHRELILQDLKERNDHPTAKMVFESVRDKADKISFATVYNSLEYLVEHKLVNKLNIESESVRYDAFLDDHSHLICNSCGIVLDVPALTLSANTDWKAMGFVADHVDIVVSGTCASCHSH; encoded by the coding sequence ATGAAAGCATTGACCAAACACCGAGAATTGATTTTACAAGACTTAAAAGAGAGAAACGACCATCCTACCGCGAAAATGGTATTTGAATCGGTCCGGGACAAAGCGGACAAAATTAGTTTTGCGACCGTTTACAACTCTTTGGAATACTTGGTAGAACACAAACTCGTCAATAAACTGAACATTGAGTCGGAATCGGTTCGGTATGATGCCTTCCTCGACGACCATTCCCACTTGATTTGTAACTCTTGCGGAATCGTTCTCGATGTTCCTGCCCTAACTCTCAGTGCCAATACCGATTGGAAGGCGATGGGATTTGTGGCTGACCACGTGGACATCGTTGTCTCTGGCACGTGTGCTTCTTGCCATTCCCATTAA
- a CDS encoding penicillin-binding protein activator LpoB, translating to MFKRFFLLSFSIVFVSCSSTASYSKVENAKPTKQWGVVEVKETARSMSHSLSVYYKTELKGGYFEWRPLQNSTSEHIDTKLITNEILNQLTKDKVPFVDTSIREDATKEMAFGRTGMVSSDSRLAVGKFKSPSHQIKGEINEVVNFESGNKIQYISVTLFLVSLETNQIVWSEQTNFLKKSRVEGYGF from the coding sequence ATGTTCAAAAGATTCTTCCTTCTTTCCTTCTCGATTGTATTCGTTAGTTGTTCCTCAACGGCATCTTATTCCAAAGTGGAAAATGCCAAACCCACAAAACAATGGGGAGTGGTGGAAGTGAAAGAAACAGCAAGAAGTATGAGTCATTCTTTATCAGTATATTATAAAACTGAGTTGAAAGGTGGGTATTTTGAGTGGAGACCATTGCAAAATAGTACCTCCGAACACATTGATACCAAACTCATCACAAATGAAATATTAAACCAACTCACTAAAGACAAAGTTCCATTTGTGGACACATCCATTCGCGAAGATGCCACCAAGGAAATGGCATTTGGACGGACCGGAATGGTTTCGTCTGATTCTCGTTTGGCTGTTGGAAAATTTAAGTCACCGTCTCACCAAATCAAAGGTGAAATTAATGAAGTGGTGAATTTTGAATCGGGAAATAAAATCCAATACATTAGTGTGACTCTTTTTCTTGTGAGTTTGGAAACAAACCAAATTGTATGGTCCGAACAAACTAACTTTTTGAAAAAGAGTCGTGTGGAAGGTTACGGGTTCTGA
- the purL gene encoding phosphoribosylformylglycinamidine synthase subunit PurL, translated as MEKEKVSLEEAKEHGLTETEFVEIQKILGRIPNSTELGIFSAMWSEHCSYKNSILKLKTLPTKSDKLLAQAGEENAGAMDIGDGLAVVFKIESHNHPTAVEPYQGAATGVGGIMRDIFTMGARPITSLNSLRFGDPKEPRNKYLLTRAVKGIGDYGNSLGIAVGGGELFIHPTFTKNPLVNAMTVGIAKHDEMASASTKGKVGNKVYIVGATTGRDGIHGASFASKDLTKESEEKRSAVQVGDPFMEKLLMEASLEAIQKKLLVGIQDMGAAGISCATSEMSAKGKTGMDVDLDKVPLREGDMNAYEIMLSESQERMLVIPEVGKEEELVSIFHKWGLNAVEIGTVTGDGILRIRKNGTLKAEIPAESLVLGGGAPRYVREEKRPAYLDEVVKFDPSSIPDLKADTVPQTLSLLLSSLNISSRRPLYEQYDTEVGLVKVVEPGEDGGLVRIPGTKKGIAVATDCNSRYTYLNPYEGAQIAVCESARNVAATGAEPYGVTNNLNFGNPYIPENYFVFSECVRGLGDACRFLGLPVTGGNVSFYNESPEGPVFPTPTIGMVGVIDDVSKGLRTYPKTNEVVKYALVGDFKPTISASEYLYKSQGLDTGSIPNISLAKEKQTIDALLQCRKQGLLTSAKDLSLGGLLVALAKIVIVGKKGIEVNLSELQKRVPRLDTLCFGETGASFIISFLPQDEAKVKESFTSQGLTFDLLGSSSAKSSLSVKGEAFHWEWTNKSLEVEFEGGLKPYFE; from the coding sequence ATGGAAAAAGAGAAAGTCAGTCTGGAAGAAGCAAAAGAACACGGACTCACCGAAACTGAATTTGTTGAAATTCAAAAAATCTTAGGAAGGATTCCCAATTCGACAGAACTCGGAATTTTTTCTGCCATGTGGTCGGAACACTGCTCTTATAAAAATTCCATTTTAAAATTAAAAACCCTTCCCACCAAATCAGACAAACTCCTTGCCCAAGCAGGGGAAGAAAACGCAGGAGCCATGGACATCGGAGATGGCCTCGCCGTTGTCTTTAAGATTGAAAGCCACAACCACCCAACAGCAGTAGAACCGTACCAAGGTGCCGCCACAGGTGTCGGTGGGATCATGCGAGATATTTTTACCATGGGCGCTCGTCCCATCACATCTCTCAACTCACTTCGGTTTGGTGATCCAAAAGAACCACGAAACAAATACCTTCTCACTCGTGCTGTCAAAGGCATTGGTGATTATGGCAACTCTCTTGGGATTGCTGTGGGTGGAGGGGAACTCTTCATCCACCCTACATTTACCAAAAACCCACTCGTGAATGCGATGACAGTGGGAATCGCCAAACACGATGAAATGGCTTCTGCCTCGACCAAAGGCAAAGTCGGGAACAAAGTGTACATCGTTGGTGCAACGACTGGCCGCGACGGAATCCATGGTGCCAGTTTCGCTTCCAAAGACCTCACCAAAGAATCCGAAGAAAAACGTTCTGCGGTGCAAGTGGGTGATCCTTTTATGGAAAAACTTCTCATGGAAGCCTCTCTCGAAGCCATCCAAAAGAAACTTCTGGTAGGAATCCAAGATATGGGTGCGGCTGGAATTTCTTGTGCGACCTCTGAGATGAGTGCCAAAGGAAAAACGGGCATGGATGTGGATCTTGACAAAGTCCCTCTTCGCGAAGGGGACATGAACGCGTATGAAATCATGTTATCCGAATCCCAAGAACGAATGCTTGTGATTCCAGAAGTAGGAAAAGAAGAAGAACTTGTTTCTATCTTTCATAAATGGGGATTGAATGCCGTTGAGATTGGAACTGTGACAGGAGACGGAATCTTACGGATTCGTAAAAACGGAACCCTCAAAGCAGAAATCCCAGCAGAATCCCTCGTTCTCGGTGGTGGAGCTCCCAGATACGTCCGAGAAGAAAAAAGACCAGCTTACTTAGATGAGGTGGTCAAGTTTGATCCAAGTTCCATTCCTGATCTAAAGGCTGACACAGTCCCTCAAACTTTGAGTCTCCTTCTGTCTTCCTTAAACATCAGCTCCAGAAGGCCACTTTATGAACAATACGATACGGAAGTGGGTCTTGTGAAAGTGGTGGAACCGGGAGAAGATGGCGGTCTTGTGCGGATCCCTGGAACCAAAAAAGGAATCGCTGTTGCTACAGACTGTAACTCTCGTTATACGTATCTAAACCCATACGAAGGGGCACAAATTGCTGTTTGTGAATCCGCAAGAAACGTAGCCGCCACGGGTGCCGAACCATACGGGGTCACAAATAACCTAAACTTTGGAAACCCCTATATTCCAGAAAACTACTTCGTGTTTAGCGAATGTGTCAGAGGACTTGGAGATGCGTGTCGTTTTCTTGGACTTCCTGTCACAGGTGGAAACGTTTCTTTTTACAACGAATCTCCGGAAGGACCAGTGTTTCCAACACCTACCATCGGTATGGTGGGTGTGATTGATGACGTGTCGAAAGGACTTCGCACCTACCCGAAAACAAACGAAGTGGTGAAGTATGCTCTTGTCGGGGATTTTAAGCCAACAATCTCGGCGTCTGAGTATTTGTATAAATCGCAAGGACTCGATACAGGTTCCATTCCGAACATTTCCTTAGCAAAAGAAAAACAAACCATTGATGCTCTCCTCCAATGTCGAAAACAAGGACTCCTAACGTCCGCCAAAGACTTGTCACTCGGTGGACTCCTTGTGGCTCTTGCCAAGATTGTGATCGTTGGAAAAAAAGGAATTGAAGTGAATTTGAGTGAATTGCAAAAACGAGTTCCAAGACTGGATACTTTGTGTTTTGGAGAAACAGGTGCTAGTTTTATCATTAGTTTCTTACCACAAGATGAAGCGAAAGTAAAGGAATCCTTTACATCCCAAGGATTAACGTTTGACTTACTTGGTTCCTCCAGTGCGAAATCCTCTCTTTCCGTGAAAGGAGAAGCCTTCCATTGGGAATGGACCAATAAATCCTTAGAAGTTGAATTTGAAGGTGGCCTAAAACCGTATTTCGAATAG
- a CDS encoding DNA polymerase domain-containing protein: METYQGYLFDIYHSEQKIYLWIKTESGALKLFVDEYFPIIYANASPNILKKLVKRFYELDALAEIPSFTEKKLFYQNKTIPVLKLVISKPQLLPKITNKLFNLYGKYDIYHSDIEITTGYLVEKNIYPLAYVSIQYEVTKNQLNQIRSIVSLTDIGELDYKVPELRAISLSLEKSHRHPFQENTLLVETPKETYKIPTNDGIVLIQTLNEIFLKHDPDIVLSSFGDQVIFPHLFKTAQEKHLTTEFDRDKTSLIRRSIQKKGTSFNTYGTIVFRAPSYPLFGRWHIDSRNSFVYKEAELIGIIELSRISRLPVQKMARASTGKALTYIEVDVALRMNYLVPWQKSALESEKTALHLLNADKGGLVFQAEISNGFVLENVAQLDFSQMYPSIMVIHNISPETINCLCCQEDTNPERVPSLGYRICTKRKGIVSEALASIVQRRNHYKEQKKNNHPNSINIQSKQSSLKWMLVTSFGYLGYRNAKFGKLESHEAVTAFGREKLITAKEVSEEFHYKVVHGITDSIFIQKQDGSSITQDELKILCTEIEKRTKIKMEVEGIYSWLCFPPSTQDEKLPVANRYMGCFTDGKFKGRGIITRRKDYPRFVRDAQTHMIEWMCQFKTIAEMKKKESEILDIFFYYDKKLNRGNLNLKDLIIQKSTSKEPEDYEVDAPSTIAVKDLLEMGVRVQAGEKIKYIVVNRKSEKKAERYKTIERLEKKEEEKKIQIIQKSREDTPVFQNQNSKDAVYKAEYHTTTGNLRQNENRIIIKTTESENINQKEKIKQNSNRKETAILTSHTKNQRTDYQNHSSETPRYDRTYYRLLLVKSLKEIWCGISSFQNFEHLISEDLFLPFSYDKNQNYSKTINQANSIFIASNLKKII, translated from the coding sequence ATGGAAACTTACCAAGGGTATCTCTTTGATATTTACCATTCTGAACAAAAAATCTACCTTTGGATCAAAACAGAGTCAGGCGCATTAAAACTTTTTGTAGATGAATACTTTCCGATCATCTATGCCAATGCCTCACCCAACATTCTAAAAAAACTAGTCAAACGATTCTATGAATTAGATGCTCTTGCAGAAATTCCATCATTCACAGAAAAAAAACTCTTTTATCAAAATAAAACCATTCCAGTTCTAAAACTAGTCATTTCAAAACCACAACTCCTACCCAAAATCACAAACAAACTTTTTAATTTGTATGGGAAGTATGACATCTACCATTCAGACATCGAAATCACCACGGGTTATTTGGTGGAAAAAAATATCTACCCACTCGCTTATGTTTCCATCCAATACGAAGTGACCAAAAACCAATTGAACCAAATTCGTTCGATTGTATCTCTTACCGATATAGGAGAACTAGACTATAAAGTTCCTGAATTACGAGCCATATCTCTTTCTTTAGAAAAGAGCCACAGACATCCTTTCCAAGAAAATACACTCCTTGTGGAAACACCCAAAGAAACATATAAAATTCCAACGAATGATGGAATCGTCCTCATCCAGACACTCAATGAAATATTTTTAAAACACGATCCAGATATTGTTTTATCATCCTTTGGCGACCAAGTGATCTTCCCTCATCTTTTTAAAACGGCACAAGAAAAGCATCTAACAACTGAATTTGATCGAGACAAAACTAGTTTGATCCGGCGTTCCATCCAAAAAAAAGGAACTAGTTTTAATACGTACGGGACCATTGTTTTTAGAGCCCCGTCCTACCCTCTCTTTGGAAGATGGCACATTGATTCACGAAACAGTTTTGTCTATAAAGAAGCGGAACTCATTGGAATCATTGAACTTTCCCGCATCTCAAGGTTACCTGTCCAAAAAATGGCAAGAGCTTCCACAGGAAAAGCTCTCACTTACATAGAAGTAGATGTTGCTTTACGCATGAACTACCTTGTTCCTTGGCAAAAAAGTGCCCTTGAATCAGAAAAAACAGCCTTACATCTATTAAACGCTGATAAAGGAGGACTTGTATTTCAAGCCGAAATATCCAATGGATTTGTATTAGAAAATGTAGCCCAACTCGATTTTTCACAAATGTATCCAAGTATTATGGTAATACACAACATCTCACCAGAAACCATTAACTGCCTATGTTGCCAAGAAGACACCAATCCAGAAAGAGTTCCCTCTCTTGGTTATCGAATTTGTACAAAACGAAAAGGAATTGTATCAGAAGCCTTAGCAAGTATTGTCCAAAGAAGAAATCATTACAAAGAGCAGAAAAAAAATAACCATCCAAACTCGATCAATATCCAATCAAAACAATCGAGTTTAAAATGGATGTTAGTCACATCTTTCGGTTACTTGGGATATCGAAATGCAAAGTTCGGAAAACTAGAAAGTCATGAAGCGGTTACCGCCTTTGGTCGCGAAAAACTCATCACTGCAAAAGAAGTATCGGAAGAATTTCATTACAAAGTCGTCCATGGAATCACCGACAGCATCTTTATCCAAAAACAAGATGGAAGCTCCATCACTCAGGATGAATTAAAAATTTTATGCACAGAAATTGAAAAACGTACAAAAATTAAAATGGAAGTAGAAGGAATCTATTCCTGGTTATGTTTCCCTCCATCCACGCAGGATGAAAAACTACCTGTTGCCAATCGTTATATGGGATGTTTTACCGATGGTAAATTTAAAGGAAGAGGCATCATCACAAGACGGAAAGACTACCCTAGATTTGTTAGAGATGCACAAACACATATGATAGAATGGATGTGCCAATTTAAAACAATAGCCGAGATGAAAAAAAAAGAATCTGAAATTTTAGATATTTTCTTTTATTACGATAAAAAACTAAACAGAGGAAATCTCAATTTAAAAGACCTGATCATCCAAAAATCTACGAGTAAAGAACCAGAAGATTATGAAGTCGATGCTCCTAGTACGATTGCCGTTAAAGACCTACTCGAAATGGGAGTGCGTGTCCAAGCAGGAGAAAAAATTAAATACATCGTTGTAAACAGAAAGTCAGAAAAAAAGGCAGAGCGATACAAAACCATCGAGCGATTAGAAAAAAAAGAAGAAGAAAAAAAGATACAGATAATCCAAAAGTCCCGAGAAGACACTCCCGTATTTCAAAATCAGAACAGCAAAGATGCAGTATATAAAGCTGAATATCATACAACAACAGGAAACTTACGACAGAACGAAAATCGCATCATAATAAAAACTACAGAAAGTGAAAATATAAATCAAAAAGAAAAAATAAAACAAAACTCCAATCGAAAAGAAACAGCCATTTTAACATCACATACCAAGAATCAAAGAACAGATTACCAAAATCATAGCAGCGAAACACCACGATACGATCGAACATACTATAGACTATTACTCGTTAAATCGTTAAAGGAAATCTGGTGTGGAATCTCAAGTTTTCAAAACTTTGAACATCTGATTAGCGAAGATTTATTTCTTCCCTTTTCCTATGACAAAAACCAAAACTATTCTAAAACCATCAACCAAGCGAACTCAATATTTATTGCATCAAATTTGAAAAAAATAATATAA